The DNA sequence aaaagttgtTTAGTCTCTAGAAGTGACAGAATTATCTTGATGCCGGATACCCATGTGTAGTTGTTAGCTTAGTTAGTTAATTACTTTGAGACGGGAATATGAGATTAGAAAATAACCCCTCCGTCTAAATTTGGTATTTGTTCCATTAAAGGACAAATATGGAACTGCATATATACGATGTATattcaaatattaaaataaattttgttacgGTAGAAATTAAGGTGCAATTAATTTTACGTAAAATTGATAGTTAAGagttgttagatgaaaattttagtcaaattaattaaattatttaacgattCTCAACTATCAATTTCACGTAAAATTGACTACACCTGAACTTTTATCTTTTGCTATActgagttttaaaaatattggttaaatatatcataaaaaaatattttaatattatttattgtaaaaataaaatttttatgttttcatcatattaaatatattaaaatattttttttatagtatacTTAACTAATATTgttaagataaaaataataaaatcctATTAAAatatcctttttatttaatttaataaattaattaaagtcATGAAAGTTGATAATACTTGTTTATCGCGCAACTACAAGAGGTAATCATACGCAAATCACGATCAAGTTGTTTTTTGGTGACGTGGACAACCTTTTATAACTTGCGAAAacgattcttttttttttcaggttAAAATATCACCACCGACAGTCGATCCTGGAACATGTGGGCTGTGGCATTGCATAAAAGTCATAACTATAACTATTAttattctaaattctaatacACACACAAACCGATTTAAATTGAtcgaatagtttaatatgtcgTATCAAAAAATACgatagaaatatatatataacaaaatagGAACAAATACAAAGCATCacattaataaaaaaacaaaataggatgaAATGTAGCAtcacatttaattattttaggCTTAAGTAGACTAGAGCTAACTTAGCAAGAAGTAGTAAACTACTATGTGAATTATTACTTTAGTTggctatatattttttttagtctaaGTACAAATATGTGTAAGCAGATGAGCTAGACATGTTGTTCAGCTTCTCTAAATCAATTATAATCATATAATTTGCACTTTTTATTATGGGGGCATAGCATAATAATACGTGTGATGTctaagaaaataatatttattttgtatttgtcACTATAATTTATTCCAATAACAACCGAGCATACTAAATTACTAAcaataaaattgtttaaaagAACGAAAAAATAGATCACTTTTATAAGAAAGTTTCCAAATTAATCTACAAACTGAAAATTGCACGAAGagttattaaaagaaaaacgtACTAATAAGGGTAATATCAAGATTATTGTTTGGCttgttaaaattaaatctaatttattcaaaataagGTCTAATATGATAGGATTAAATTCAGTTTGGCctgataaatttattattatccatttatttatttacttttgtataaaataatttattgtcTATATATAAGAATACTTATATTATcattagatattattttttatcattaataaatctctattttatattttcaccTTTATTGTGTTATTTTCTTTCGTTGTTCACATCAACATCATAATAAAActcaacaaaaaaaatcatccCATGAAAAATTAGATTATATtatatgtacataaaaaataaattattaaattaatcaaaatatatattaaaatataaaattatacattaaaaataaataaaataatatatattgattgatttagtaattaatttttttccgtttataattttttaagcGGCATGTATACGGTTAAATGGATACAATAAGCCATGCTGGTTAAATTTTAATCACACACACGAATGGAGTTTCCTCTACATTACTTGACTCCTTTAATTTAAccacattattattattattatagatagataaatgaaattaaaaagtATAAGTAGGTGGTTTCGGTTTCAATAAACCCAATTAATGGTGTGTCCTTTAGTCTACAATTAGCGGTACCAAAAAATGAACGGATGTGATTTTTGGggtcaaaaaaagaaaaggacaATGTCATTCGGTTAAACATAACCAATAGCTAAATCCAAATGTTAATACACTTTGATAATAAAGCTTGTGGACCCCTAATCCCATCCAACGTACACTTTACACATCTAACTACTTGGACCCTTCTTCCACACACTAACACTCTATCAAATTATACATCTcatatatttacatatatactaTGGTCCACAAATTCAATATACCTAAAGCTTATGCCTTACGGTTACGAAATACTCAATTGGTTGATCCCCTCCTTCTccttttttcattttctcttctcttttgacTTTTACAGTAAACTTAATTTTATTGTAACATATTAATTAAATGGGAAAAAGGTTAAATTGAATTTATTGACCGATATAGTAGTTGAATTTGATAATATGTATGTAGTTCATAATTGTGAAATTTAGTCCCTATATGCATGTATGTATGCATATTAATGTTATTCCGGAAGGTTGGCTggtaataattattcaaaagACACCAGGCCAGTTATATAAagatagtaaaaataattttttcaaagttatttatttgatcgtaattaaaaattttactttaaaaaatataaatttaataaaattataaattatgcataaaattaaagatctaaaaaaatattatattaataattctaactaatattaatttaaacgacactaaattttctaaaataatataaaataatttttttcaaaatcttaatttcacgataaattttatttagagaattcaaaaataaataagaattactagactaaaaataaaataattaataattaaaattggtagattaaaatataaatctttaaaattagaaaaaaattattaaaagaattataaataaaaattcaacttgtaaaaaattatttaattcacAAGAtgaaaaaatatcaaaatataatgaaataaaagaagaaaaataatattataaaatttataaaaaataataaaaataaaacaatcctctaataaattttttaaaaaaatttaatttttaaacaaattaaaaattagcaTAGAGTCAAATTAacgattttaaaaatataataacactttttaataaaaataatactttttattttatattatatgtcaaaaatttaatacatagtcaaaatcaaatatctttatttaaaaatattttaaacatttttgtCTGTGtcttattcaaaattataggtcTTCGTATTATATTACTGCTGACTTTTACTTagtaaaaaaaagttatataaaCAATACTACCTAATTTAATAGGTTGATGAATATACTAAAGTCGCCTAAAATTTGTAAACTTTTGAACAAAACAATATTGATGTTTTTTCATAAATTTCAGTTGTTTGTCAAATATTTGCATTGCACTTAtagtataaattaaaattgGTTCGGGTTAATACTGGAATATTACACATTCTTTCATGTCAAGTAGTGGCATTAAAATAAGGTTTTCACACCCGCCCTAACCGCAAATATTCACTTGTCTGATGCAATATGTTAAATATAGAATTAAAAGGTAACATGTTCTTCTTGTCGCAATGGTATGCTAATAAGCTTAATAAAGTATTGGAATGCatgtttcattttatttctccACTGTCCATCATTCTATGATTCGTTGTactgaaaattattttatttagtttaggTCAATGATTTTTATATCTGCCTGTCACGCTCATCATCTCTCAAAACATATATACCAAATTACGAATACTAGTTCTAGTTAGTCAATTTAAGTTTATCGATCAGATTAATAAATAAAGAGTTTGTAGATGAAACAAGATCCATACCTTATGCAAAAAAATAAAGTGATAAATTAGTCAATAATCAAGCTTGCATTgggttattttttaaaaatgtattgtggatcttatattaattaattacattTAATAAAAAGTTAATGATTAATTAGGTCATAGTCATTAGTCAAATCAAATTTTGTTAggtaattaaatttattattcatataaacAAGAAACCAAACCGTGACGGCATTAATTGAAAAACCTACGACATAATATATGTaattatctttttctttgttaatacatttaatttaatacataattttcttaaaattattttttaataaaaagtttCAGCTTCTTCCTGCTGGGGCATTAGTTTATCGAATTCCACTATCTTCCTCCCTAATTTCTGAAGGCAACACTGAAATTGAAGTGAGTTTATGTAACTAAACCTAGTATTATTGGAGAAATGACCAAATCGGTCCCAATTGCATTGCGTATGCATCATCATCTCTGACAGATTTGCTTTTGATGCcaattttcaatttatttatgtGATTTGGTTCCAGTTTCTTCTTAGTATTCTTTCcacaattaattatttaactaagGTGAATTTTATGCTGTCTATAATTTGATGCTTaagttttgtttaatttattttttatgaaaattttttaatatttaataattatttatttttatatttttaaaattaaatattaatttttaatttttttgataagTTAATCAAACAATTTTAAGCACTATAGCAATCACTTTTAACTAATTATTCATCACAAAATGTCAGAGTAAGGAAAAAACAATTAGCTCTTACCTATCCAAATTCAGTGTGGATGGAAGAAACACCTCTCCACATCTGTAATTTGGCCCTGTTTGACATCATGGATTCTATTCATGAATGATAACTACCAATTttacttataaaaaaaaaaggaaaaaacaacgtaacaaaaaaataatataaaaaaatactattcatatgataaaatatttcaaaaaatatatagtaGAATATGTCATAAATTCCCAAGAAATTGTGATTCAGCAGTAAATATTATTTTCGTTGTAAGCTTGCTGCATGTCTgaatatagggagaggggaaaTAATTAGGCAAAAACAAAAGGAAGTTATATAAAAACATCAAAGAAAAGAGGATCCAGGCAAAGAGAATAGCATTATAGCAGGGAGTCAGGGACATAGTTGCCATTACACACTAAAGTTACAATAGTCAACGCACTGTACACATCACACAGTCCAGCAAAGTCTTTACAATATACAGCTATCGCGTATATACTACTTGCTGTTTATTCCATTCCCAATTCCTACTTCCACAATATATATTAATgtttaattttgtaaaattttttgaaaaggagtttgtattttttaggagtataatttttttattttgtgagtAAATTAAAAggattttgtatttatattttttattttaaaaaaataagagtatttttaaaaaaaatattaaaagactaacaaaatttattatttttagtcaataattaattattaaatataaatattatttttataaaaattttttaatatttttttaccaAACCAAACCTAATAAATATCCAGAATCTTGCCATTTTAATCTGGCTATGATTTGACAAATATTGcaattgtttaatattttattctattaattattattattattgatttgtGAGTGTAAACTCAAAAATAAGTGAGAGTAAATGATGTTCAGTTCCACACCCCTGAATTAACAAAAAagcaaaattataataaaattaggATAAACAATCagtaatttttatataaaattaacagttaattgttaaataataatttagttaaatttattaaataatttaataattttttaatattaattttacattTAGAGAATGTGAATTTTTACAGAGTGAGAAAGGCTTTTACTATTAAGTTTTCCCATTTCAATTGACAGAGGCCACTAAACAGTTTGCCTTTTGCCGACGAAATGCGAAAAAAGATTAAAAGCAGAAATTATAAAAATGAGATGATaagaataaagaaagaaaagtaTCCACTCATTTGCGTTtcataaattattattcattcACCAAACTCCGGTGGGGGCACACCGCATACCCTGCGCCACCACCCACCCTTATACTAACCctcttatttataaattataattataattatttaattaattaattatcatatttttggtctttttaaTAATGAGTGAGTGAGTGTCTCTCTCTATCTGTATGTAAATGtaaatgaattgaattgaattgtcCTTCTCTCTTACGCGTCTTTATTTCCACACACACAacacttttttctctttctctatcTATCTCTCTCTGTTCTTGTTGTGTTGTGTGTGTGCGTTGTAttctactctctctctcttcactttctctctctaaaaataCGTTGCCATAGATTTGGAGCAGCCGTCGGTGCTCAATTTTTCATTCTTATACTCTCTTCTTGTTATCAGTTATCAATTGCAGaacgaaaagaaaaagagtggGATATTTTGGATCGGTTATTGATTTTTCATGTGACGGTTGTTGGTAATGGTGATGGTGGTGGTTGGAGGCAATGCGAAAGTGGATCTCGTGACAGACTTGCTTTGATTCCAGAAACCAGAAGGTACTGAGAGGAGACGACTAAGCAGAACAAAGCAAGCAGTGTTTGTTTGTTTGAGTGAGGCTGAGGCAAGATGCACACTGGAGGAAGACTTGTTGCTGGTTCTCATAACAGGAACGAGTTCGTCCTCATCAATGCCGATGAGAATGCACGGGtatgtcttcttcttttcttttcgggGTTTTTCCATCTCTACTACAATAGGGTTTATGAAACCATTTCTTTCCTCcaatcttttcttctttcatcTTTTCATGTTTACTCCGCTGCAGAAACTACCCCTCTTTGTTCTTCTTGGTTTCTTCATTGTCGGTGGTTGACTTGTTCATACTACAGCTGTCGCTTGGTCCtactttttcaatttttctttttttcccccTGTATTAATCTTTTAGATTGGAGATTCTGCTCTATAAAAATTGGATTTGGATATTTGTTGTGTTGGGGATATGCTTCAGATTTGATTGATTGAGTTTCTATATGACCATTCTTGGAGTAATCATCGACAATGCTTACAGATTCTTGTGATATTAGTTAGAACAATAGTTTGACTTGTGAGGGTTAGGAGCAGATTGCCAATCATTTTGTCACATGTGAGGAGATTTGATGTGATGCGTATCATATACTAATACCAATTGGGTTTGATTAGCCTTGAAGAAATCGATAATTGAGTTTGTAAATAGATTTTGTCTCTTTTACTTTGCCATCATTTTCTTCATTGTTTGCGCACTTGGATTCGATTTGATTCATTACCTTTTTGCAATGCAAGATTTTATTTGTTCAGGATCTTTCTTAAGTTTTGTCCAGAGTTGTAAATCAGGTGCCGATAACTGAAGattttgtgtttggattttGGTTTTGTCTTCTCAGATTAAGTCTGTCCGGGAACTGAGTGGGCAGATATGTCAGATTTGTGGGGATGAGATAGAGGTCACAGTGGATGGGGAGCCCTTTGTTGCTTGCAATGAGTGTGCTTTCCCTGTTTGTCGGCCTTGCTATGAGTATGAAAGAAGAGAGGGGAATCAGGCATGTCCCCAGTGTAAGACCAGATACAAGCGTATCAAAGGTGAGATTGCCTTTCTTCTGTATTCCTCATGTTGAATCTTGTAACTTGCCTCTGCTGCCGACATTATCCTAAACTCTTATCAATGAATGTACAGGTAGCCCCCGTGTTGAGGGCGATGAAGATGAGGATGATATTGATGACTTGGACAATGAGTTTGATTATGGGGATCCTGATGCTTTCGGCCCCCTGCCAAATTCAGATTCATTGTTTTCTGGGCGCCTTAACACCGGGCGTGGTTCTAATTCTAATATATCTGGCATCCCAACAAATTTGGAAAATGGCTCTCCTCCTGTCAATTCCGAAATCCCACTCTTGACTTATGGGGAGGAGGTATATCCTCAAAATTGACCGCTTGACATGTTTGATTTTCCTATGATGAGTTTGTTACTTCTCACAGGCAAACCACAATCCCTAATACTGTTTTATTCTCTGCAGGATCCTGAGATATCTTCTGATAGACACGCTCTGATTGTTCCCCCATATATGAATGGGAGCAGAGTCCATCCCATGCCCTATACTGATCCATCTATTCCACGTAAGTCTTGTGAAGTTGTTTAGACATATTTCATGTTATCTGTATCTGTTGACTCAACCCGATTCTTGTTTTCTAACAGTGCAACCGAGACCAATGGTGCCAAAGAAGGATATTGCAGTATATGGGTATGGAAGTGTGTCTTGGAAAGACAGGTTGGAAGATTGGAAGAAAAGGCAGAATGAAAAGCTTCAGGTGGTGAAGCATGAGGGGGGCAACAATGATGGAAATTATGGCGATGAGTTTGATGATCCCGATTTGCCCATGTAAGTCTCTCACTCAGAATTCTGTTTTGTTCCCCTCTATGTTTTGAGATTTCACACTATGGTTGGAGTGAAACCTGAGTGCCTATCTATATGACATTGAGGCCAAACTTTTTGTGTCTGGTAGACATTTAGGACTTAAACATCATTCTATTTGTATATGGGTATCTTATTTGTTAGTTGAAATGTGTTGCGTTGTGCTTATGTTTAGCGAGTTGCAAGTTTAACATCAAcaaaataaatctttttttttttaatctccTTTCTGCTATATATTCTTGTTTGGTTATTAAACGTTTCTTCCTCCTTGTACTATTTCAGGATGGATGAAGGACGACAACCACTTTCTAGGAAGCTACCTATCCCTTCAAGCAAGATAAATCCATACAGAATGATCATAGTGCTCCGTCTTGTAATCCTTGGGCTTTTCTTCCACTATAGAATCCTCCACCCAGTTAATGATGCATTTGGTTTGTGGTTGACATCAGTCATCTGTGAAATATGGTTTGCTGTATCATGGATAATGGATCAATTTCCAAAATGGTACCCAATACGTCGGGAAACATACCTTGATCGTCTTTCTCTTAGGTAGTTGAACCTGCCACATCGTACATTTTTATTGCTCGATTTGCATTTGTTCCAACCCAATTATATGTTGACTTATTACATtgctgtaggtatgaaaaggaAGGGAAGCCATCAGAGTTATCCAGTGTCGATGTCTTTGTCAGTACAGTTGATCCCATGAAAGAACCACCGCTGATTACAGCAAACACTGTGTTATCTATTCTGGCCGTTGACTATCCGGTTGACAAAGTTGCATGCTATGTATCAGATGATGGTGCAGCCATGCTTACTTTTGAAGCACTTTCTGAGACATCTGAATTTGCTCGGAGATGGGTTCCGTTTTGTAAGAAATATAATATTGAGCCCCGGGCCCCAGAATGGTATTTTGGGCAGAAGATTGACTATCtgaaaaacaaagtgcatcCAGCATTTGTCAGGGAAAGGAGAGCAATGAAGGTTCCATCTTAATCCTCTtgctcttattattattattgttattattattattattattcactcACTTAGGAAGCCAACATTTGACAATATGGGCTCTTTGGTGTACAGAGGGATTACGAAGAATTTAAGGTGAGAATTAACAGTTTGGTCGCAACCGCACAAAAGGTTCCTGAGGATGGATGGACCATGCAGGATGGGACTCCTTGGCCTGGAAATAATGTGAGGGATCATCCTGGCATGATTCAGGTAAAGATGAAGTGTCTAGTTGTTGACTTTCTGTTACTTGTTAATACCCTGCTTGCATGTGGATATCTTTCCATGATATTCCAATGATGTAGAGTATAATGAAAGCATTCATACTTTGCACACATGGTCTACTCTTCCTTTTGCTATCATCATTCTTTGACTACTGGATTTGATTTCAGTAGTCTCAATGTCTCATCTAACTAATCTCTGGTAACCTCCTTTGTATTTTACAGGTCTTCCTTGGCCAGGATGGTGTTCGTGATATTGAAGGAAATGAGTTACCCCGATTGGTCTATGTTTCTAGAGAAAAAAGGCCAGGCTTTGACCACCACAAAAAGGCTGGGGCTATGAATGCTCTGGTATGTTTCAAGTAACTTTTAGTTTAGTTCAGGTTCAATGGTGATCTATCATCCATGGCCTTATATACTGTGAATTTGTAATAATAGGTACGAGCATCAGCAATTATCTCAAATGCGCCTTATCTTCTGAATGTTGATTGTGATCACTACATTAACAATAGCAAGGCTCTTAGGGAAGCCATGTGTTTTATGATGGACCCTCAAGCTGGGAAGAAGATTTGCTATGTACAATTTCCCCAAAGATTTGATGGTATTGATCGTCATGATAGATACTCAAACAGGAATGTTGTATTTTTTGATGTAAGTATCAGTTTTCTGTTTTCACTTGTTTAGatatctttctttcttccattTTGACAAATAGTAATGTATTGGTACCCTAATTGTAAACAGATCAACATGAAAGGGTTGGATGGAATACAAGGTCCAATCTATGTCGGAACTGGGTGTGTTTTCAGAAGGGTAGCACTATATGGATATGACGCACCTGCTAAGAAGAAGCCCCCAAGCAAAACCTGTAACTGTTGGCCAAAATGGTGCTGCTGCCTGTGTTGTTTTGGTtctagaaagaaaaagaatggaagtaccaaggagaaaaagaagaaggtgaaGCACAGCGAAGCATCAAAACAGATACACGCACTTGAAAATATTGAGGCAGGGAACGAAGGTAACAATTTTCATCATGTCCTTATTGAATCGAAATGTATTCTTTAAGAAAAGTTCTGGACAATATCTCTAAGTAGATTCTGTTTCAGGATCCAACAATTTGAAGCCATCCAACATGTCCCAAATGAAGTTGGAGAAGAGGTTTGGGCAGTCTCCAGTGTTTGTAGCTGCCACACTCTTGGAAAATGGTGGAGTTCCACATGGCATTAGTCCTGCATCACTTTTGAAAGAAGCTATCCAAGTTATCAGCTGTGGTTATGAAGACAAAACCGAATGGGGAAAAGAAGTAAGTTCTTAAGATTATTCTTGTATATACTCTTTGAAAAGCTAGCTTTTCAGTTCTTATATTTCTTCTTTGGAGCTCACAATTTATTTGGCTTATCACCAGGTTGGATGGATATATGGTTCTGTGACAGAGGATATCTTGACTGGATTCAAAATGCACTGTCATGGTTGGCGGTCTGTGTATTGTATCCCCAAGCTTCCTGCATTCAAGGGGTCAGCTCCTATCAATCTTTCAGATCGTCTACATCAAGTTCTTCGGTGGGCTCTTGGGTCTGTTGAGATATTTTTCAGCAGACATTGTCCAATCTGGTATGGCTATGGTGGTGGTTTAAAGTGGTTGGAACGATTCTCATACATCAATTCCGTTGTATATCCCTGGACATCCCTCCCATTGCTGGTCTACTGTACTCTACCAGCCATATGCCTTCTAACTGGAAAATTCATTGTGCCAGAGGTATGGTTCTGTCCAATATCTGTGTGTATGGAGAATCTTGTTTATAAACTGATGGTATAAAACTACTTTAAAGGTTATACtaaaaaaaagtgaagaaaaaggaaattaaCCAATcataataaaactaaaaatgaaGTCACAGCTATTAACACTAATTTTCTACCTCATGCAGATTAGCAACTATGCCAGTCTTGTGTTCATGGGCCTCTTCATATCGATTGCAGCAACTGGTATCCTTGAGATGCAGTGGGGTGGTGTTACCATAGACGACTGGTGGAGGAATGAACAGTTTTGGGTGATTGGAGGTGTTTCATCACATCTTTTTGCCCTGTTCCAAGGTTTGCTGAAGGTTTTGGCTGGTGTCAACACAAATTTCACTGTCACCTCAAAAGCAGCCGATGATGGAGAATTCTCGGAGCTCTATCTCTTCAAGTGGACATCACTGTTGATCCCTCCAACTACGTTATTGATCATAAACATCGTTGGTGTCATTGTTGGTGTCTCAGACGCCATTAACAATGGTTATGACTCATGGGGACCTCTGTTTGGTAGGTTATTCTTTGCCTTGTGGGTGATCATCCATCTGTATCCATTCCTCAAGGGTTTACTTGGTAAACAAGACAGGATGCCCACCATTATATTGGTGTGGTCGATCCTGCTGGCCTCCATCTTGACTCTCATGTGGGTCCGAATCAACCCGTTCGTGTCAAGAGATGGCCCTGTCTTGGAAATTTGTGGATTAAGATGTGATGAGTCTTGAATAAGAGAGCTGAAGGTGTTTCTCAGCTATACTGTATGTTGAAGAAGCAGGGCGTGGTGTTGGATACGCACGCATCAAAAGGGTTTCACGAATTTTTGGGTGGGAAGTTGTATTTTTCGGTTGTGTAGATAAAGAGGAAGGAGATAAAGTCGGGGGGAGAAGGGGTGGCCGATACATTGTTACCTGTAATAGGGGTTTTTCATTTATTCTTTGATTATATTCTGTGCGTTTTAGTGTTATTCTCTTTCCCGTTTGATGTATTCTTATAAGAAAGAGCATTGAATGATAAATTATTCCCTCTTAAAAATGAGGGAACTCAAGAATCAGTTGTCATATTTGAAGTATCGTTCTTGTTTAAAAACTTTGGGGACATGGACTATCTTCCTCATTTGTAATACCATCAGCTATGGATATTCTTGTTCCTCAGGTGTTCTTCATGTTTATTTAATTTCTCTATACTTCTGGATAAGACTCAATACAGGTAAATAATGCATTGTGGATTTGCTGCTATAAGTTCCTTATTTTTGCATATTTGTATAGTCTTGAGATTTTTAACTTAAAACAGGTTTGTTTTCATTAGAAATTTGACGGCAGTGTTAGTTGCTTCTAATATTCACTTTCAAGAACTCTTGTGGCCACACCTGTGGTCTTAGTCAGTACAACAATTAAGATTGCAAATGAATGTTGGATAAAATAACTCATTGTACAAATGCATATTACTGTGACGCATGAAATCTGTGTACAGTGGGTTGCATTCTGTCTTTTTGCTTTGCTTTTGTACTCTAGCCAGTGTCTGAAATCTGTGTCATAAAAGCACCACCAAGAAACATATATGCTTATCGAATTCTGAATCAAGTTGCAGAACTCGTGACAGGAAAGGGCAATAAAAAAACGTCAGTCCTTACATATGTAGCACCACCAGAATAAGACAAACGGAGAATAACACGAAAATACAAAGTT is a window from the Arachis stenosperma cultivar V10309 chromosome 3, arast.V10309.gnm1.PFL2, whole genome shotgun sequence genome containing:
- the LOC130970443 gene encoding cellulose synthase A catalytic subunit 6 [UDP-forming]-like isoform X1 translates to MHTGGRLVAGSHNRNEFVLINADENARIKSVRELSGQICQICGDEIEVTVDGEPFVACNECAFPVCRPCYEYERREGNQACPQCKTRYKRIKGSPRVEGDEDEDDIDDLDNEFDYGDPDAFGPLPNSDSLFSGRLNTGRGSNSNISGIPTNLENGSPPVNSEIPLLTYGEEDPEISSDRHALIVPPYMNGSRVHPMPYTDPSIPLQPRPMVPKKDIAVYGYGSVSWKDRLEDWKKRQNEKLQVVKHEGGNNDGNYGDEFDDPDLPMMDEGRQPLSRKLPIPSSKINPYRMIIVLRLVILGLFFHYRILHPVNDAFGLWLTSVICEIWFAVSWIMDQFPKWYPIRRETYLDRLSLRYEKEGKPSELSSVDVFVSTVDPMKEPPLITANTVLSILAVDYPVDKVACYVSDDGAAMLTFEALSETSEFARRWVPFCKKYNIEPRAPEWYFGQKIDYLKNKVHPAFVRERRAMKRDYEEFKVRINSLVATAQKVPEDGWTMQDGTPWPGNNVRDHPGMIQVFLGQDGVRDIEGNELPRLVYVSREKRPGFDHHKKAGAMNALVRASAIISNAPYLLNVDCDHYINNSKALREAMCFMMDPQAGKKICYVQFPQRFDGIDRHDRYSNRNVVFFDINMKGLDGIQGPIYVGTGCVFRRVALYGYDAPAKKKPPSKTCNCWPKWCCCLCCFGSRKKKNGSTKEKKKKVKHSEASKQIHALENIEAGNEDSVSGSNNLKPSNMSQMKLEKRFGQSPVFVAATLLENGGVPHGISPASLLKEAIQVISCGYEDKTEWGKEVGWIYGSVTEDILTGFKMHCHGWRSVYCIPKLPAFKGSAPINLSDRLHQVLRWALGSVEIFFSRHCPIWYGYGGGLKWLERFSYINSVVYPWTSLPLLVYCTLPAICLLTGKFIVPEISNYASLVFMGLFISIAATGILEMQWGGVTIDDWWRNEQFWVIGGVSSHLFALFQGLLKVLAGVNTNFTVTSKAADDGEFSELYLFKWTSLLIPPTTLLIINIVGVIVGVSDAINNGYDSWGPLFGRLFFALWVIIHLYPFLKGLLGKQDRMPTIILVWSILLASILTLMWVRINPFVSRDGPVLEICGLRCDES
- the LOC130970443 gene encoding cellulose synthase A catalytic subunit 6 [UDP-forming]-like isoform X2, whose protein sequence is MHTGGRLVAGSHNRNEFVLINADENARIKSVRELSGQICQICGDEIEVTVDGEPFVACNECAFPVCRPCYEYERREGNQACPQCKTRYKRIKGSPRVEGDEDEDDIDDLDNEFDYGDPDAFGPLPNSDSLFSGRLNTGRGSNSNISGIPTNLENGSPPVNSEIPLLTYGEEDPEISSDRHALIVPPYMNGSRVHPMPYTDPSIPLQPRPMVPKKDIAVYGYGSVSWKDRLEDWKKRQNEKLQVVKHEGGNNDGNYGDEFDDPDLPMMDEGRQPLSRKLPIPSSKINPYRMIIVLRLVILGLFFHYRILHPVNDAFGLWLTSVICEIWFAVSWIMDQFPKWYPIRRETYLDRLSLRYEKEGKPSELSSVDVFVSTVDPMKEPPLITANTVLSILAVDYPVDKVACYVSDDGAAMLTFEALSETSEFARRWVPFCKKYNIEPRAPEWYFGQKIDYLKNKVHPAFVRERRAMKRDYEEFKVRINSLVATAQKVPEDGWTMQDGTPWPGNNVRDHPGMIQVFLGQDGVRDIEGNELPRLVYVSREKRPGFDHHKKAGAMNALVRASAIISNAPYLLNVDCDHYINNSKALREAMCFMMDPQAGKKICYVQFPQRFDGIDRHDRYSNRNVVFFDINMKGLDGIQGPIYVGTGCVFRRVALYGYDAPAKKKPPSKTCNCWPKWCCCLCCFGSRKKKNGSTKEKKKKVKHSEASKQIHALENIEAGNEGSNNLKPSNMSQMKLEKRFGQSPVFVAATLLENGGVPHGISPASLLKEAIQVISCGYEDKTEWGKEVGWIYGSVTEDILTGFKMHCHGWRSVYCIPKLPAFKGSAPINLSDRLHQVLRWALGSVEIFFSRHCPIWYGYGGGLKWLERFSYINSVVYPWTSLPLLVYCTLPAICLLTGKFIVPEISNYASLVFMGLFISIAATGILEMQWGGVTIDDWWRNEQFWVIGGVSSHLFALFQGLLKVLAGVNTNFTVTSKAADDGEFSELYLFKWTSLLIPPTTLLIINIVGVIVGVSDAINNGYDSWGPLFGRLFFALWVIIHLYPFLKGLLGKQDRMPTIILVWSILLASILTLMWVRINPFVSRDGPVLEICGLRCDES